The proteins below are encoded in one region of Syntrophorhabdaceae bacterium:
- a CDS encoding nitroreductase, producing MDVFEAVRSRHSVRAFKADPLPRAQVEEVLGLALNAPSAINLQPWEFYVVMGEERERLSRRLIKAYREKQISCSPGNVKPLSAEFSKRGVESFQLMNPCLEKMGLPFDRFVNEGSCNFYGAPVALILCLDNAFSKARLVDIGIVLGYLTLIAFEAGLGTCPIGLISAYEDEIREHLDIPESKDVVIGMALGRPDPDNPLNGFATPRERLSAFAKWYD from the coding sequence ATGGACGTGTTTGAGGCTGTTCGGAGCCGTCACAGTGTGCGGGCTTTTAAAGCGGACCCTTTGCCGCGGGCCCAGGTGGAGGAGGTCCTCGGCCTTGCCCTGAATGCCCCCTCCGCCATCAACCTCCAGCCCTGGGAGTTTTATGTGGTAATGGGCGAGGAGAGAGAGCGTCTCTCGCGGAGGCTCATCAAGGCATACCGGGAGAAGCAGATCTCGTGCAGCCCGGGAAACGTGAAGCCTTTATCGGCCGAATTCAGCAAAAGGGGGGTCGAATCTTTTCAGCTCATGAACCCTTGCCTTGAAAAGATGGGCCTGCCTTTCGACCGGTTCGTAAATGAGGGAAGCTGTAATTTCTACGGTGCGCCGGTGGCCCTCATCCTCTGCCTGGATAATGCATTCTCAAAGGCGAGGCTTGTGGATATCGGGATCGTATTGGGGTATCTCACCCTCATTGCCTTCGAAGCGGGCCTCGGGACCTGTCCCATCGGTCTCATCAGCGCCTATGAAGATGAGATCAGGGAACATCTCGACATCCCCGAAAGTAAAGATGTGGTGATCGGCATGGCCCTCGGCCGCCCGGATCCTGATAACCCGCTGAACGGGTTCGCCACGCCAAGGGAAAGATTAAGCGCTTTTGCCAAATGGTACGATTGA